A genomic stretch from Myxococcales bacterium includes:
- a CDS encoding transposase, whose translation IDQYVRWYNEKRIHSALGYRTPNEVEAAYLTLKAA comes from the coding sequence CCATCGACCAATATGTCCGCTGGTACAATGAAAAACGAATCCACTCGGCGCTCGGTTACCGGACGCCGAACGAGGTCGAAGCGGCTTACCTCACCCTAAAAGC